The DNA region TGCCGGTGAGCTCCGCCAGCCAAGGCTCGATCACTGTTCCCCCCAATCTCAGCCGCTGCTGACCTGGAGCACGACCGCGCCGCAACAGGCCAAGACGATCGCCAAAGCCTCCCGACCGACCAACCGTTCGCCGAGGAAGACCCGGCCGATCAGCACGGCCCAGATCACGCTGGTCTCTCGCAATCCCGAGACGACGGCCAACGGTGCGCGACTCTGCGCCCAGACCACCGTGCCGTACGTGATGACCGACAGCAGTCCGCCGGTCAGCCCGCGCACCGCATGTCGACGCAGCCGGACCGGCAGCCCAGGACCGCCCTGCCACCAGCACACGCCGATCAGAACCGGCGCCTGGAGGGCGAACATCCAGCCGATGTAGGCCATCGGCTGGTCACCGATCCGGACGCCGATGCCGTCGGAGACGGTGTAGCTGGCGATGATCACCCCGGTCAGCACGGCCAGACCCAGGCCGTCACCCCGCCGTGGCAGCCCTCGACCGACCGCGAGCAGCCCGATCCCCGCCACCAGCACCGTGAGACCGAGCCAGGAGGAGGGGCTCAGTTGCTCATTCAGAACCAGTACCGAGACCGCGGTCACCAGCACCGGGGCCGTGCCCCGCATGATCGGGTAGAGCCGCGACAGGTCGCCGTGCCGGTAGGCCGAGGTGAGGGTCAGCAGATAGACCGCCTGCAGCAGCGCCGACACCACCAGGAAGGGCCAGGCACCCGGGGCCGGCAGTCCGAAGACGAGGATGCACGCAATCCCCCCGATCCCGTTGACCACCCCGATCAGGGTCGAGGCGACCCAGCGATCACCGACCGATTTGGCCAGCGCGTTCCACCCGGCGTGCAGGACCGCGGTGCCCAGCACCAACCACAGGACGTACGTCAATGGCTGGGCGCGCCGGGACGCTCGGGACGCGGCGCCGGTGTGTAGTCGACGTTGTAGATGTCAGGCTCGAGATAGAGGTCGGTGACCATCGGCTCGGCCGCCCGGATGGCCACCTCGGCTGCGTCGATCGTGGTGGCGACCTCCTGCGCCGACGAGGTGGGCCGCACCGCGATCTTGGCGGCGACCAGGATCTCCTCCGGACCCAGGTGCAGTGTCTTCATGTGGATGACCCGCTCCACCCCGTCTGCCGCCGTCAACGCGGTCTCGATGCGTCGGATCGACTCCGGGCTGGCCGACTCACCCAGCAGCAGACTCTTGGTCTCGGTAGCGAGCGTCACCGCGACCGCCACGAGCAGCAGGCCGATCATTGCGGTGCCGAACACGTCGAAGATCGCATTGTGGGTGAGCAGGGTCATTCCGACGCCGAACAGCGCGAACAGCAGTCCGAGCAGCGCGGCAAAGTCCTCGAGCAACACCACCGGCAGCTCCGGCGCCTTGGCCGATCGGATGAAGCGCGACCAGGACTGGCGGCCCTTCGTCTTGGACGATTCTCGGATCGCCGTCCGGAACGAGAGGCTCTCGGCGACAACGGCCGCGCCCAGCACGACCAGCGGGACCCACCACCACGCGCTCTCCAGCAGGCCGCCCGAATGCCCAGCACGCAATTCGTGCCACTTGTGATACGCCTCGTACAGAGCAAACAGGCCACCGACCGAGAACAGCACGATGGCCACCAGAAACGCATAGATGTAGCGGTCTCGGCCGTATCCGAACGGGTGCTCCGGCGTCGCCGCCCGCTTTGCCCGTTTGCCGCCGATCAGCAGCAGCGCCTGATTGCCCGAGTCCGCGACGGAGTGGATCGCCTCGGCGAGCATCGACGAAGCCCCGGTGAGTGCCCAGGCCCCGAACTTCGTGGCGGCGATGAAGAGGTTCGCCGTCAGCGCGGCCACCACCGCCTTGGTTCCGCCCTCTGTACTCATCCCTTTGTGCTCATCCGTGATCAGCCCTCATCTCAGCTTTGGAGGTAGCGTCCGAGACCGACCGCCAGATAGACCGCGGCGTACATGCCTGTCTGCAGCACGGTGGCATAGCGCTCCACATCGGAGCCACTGGCATGCTGCACCACGCATACTCGGATGTCATTGCGTTCGGCGGCAGTCCGCAGCCTGGCATGAGCGTGGCGAATCGGCGGTTCCGGGTTTCCGTCGTCGAGGATCAACAGCACAGGTCGCCGATCGGCCGACACAGCATCCTCGAACGGGTCAGCGAAGGGGTCGCGAGGCGCTGCGGACTCCAACACGGTGATCAGCTCGTCAGCGTCGGCGGCCAACGCGGCCCGGCCGCTCGCGGCACGCAATGCTTCGGCGACCCGCCGACTCGCTCGAGCGGCCAGCACCGAACCGCCCCAGACCAGCGGGTGCGCCTCAGCCAGCCCCATCGCCAGGTCCTTGGCAGGGTTCTCGGCGACATTCACGTACGGAGAGCAGTCGGTGGCCACCTGATCCATCGCATCCGCCACCTGCCACGGGTCCACCTCCGGCCCTAGCTGCAGCCGGTGCAACGCGGCCAGTGTGACGATCGCCGCGGCCAGCGGATCGGCGGTCGAGGTGGGCAACAGAATGGTCGAGCTGGAGACCGCGTGATCGGCGATGATCGAAGCCGGTGGACAGGCGATCAGCAGCTGGGCGCCGCGGCGTACCGCCTCGTGCACGGTTGCGAGCAACGCGGGGGTCACCAGATCGCTGGCCATCACCACGACCAGATCCAGGGCCCCCACCCAACCTGGCAGCCCATGCGCCGGCCAGGCCACGAACGGGACCGGACAGGCCGGCTCCAGCATCGCGCGGATGAACCGGGCTTCGCTGCCCACCGCGATCACTGCCCGAGGACGCTCGAGCACCGACATCTGCAGCAGCGGCTCCTCCGCCCCACCGAACTCCCGGCGCAGCCGAGCGCCCGCCTCAGCGAGGCGCCGTAGACCGGCGTCGGCGTCGCGAAGAGCCCGCTGATCCTCCAGCCAGGAGTCGTCGAACATCGGTCTAGGTGCGCTCGACGCCGTCCGCGGCGGACGTCCCCGTCGCCGGCCCTGCTGCCGAGCCCTCGGACTCGGCTGGATCGCCCGAGCTGACCGGAGCCGCGGACGATGCAGAGGCTGCCGACACTGCGGACGAGGCCGACAGATCCGCGCCGGGGCGACGGGCCTCGTCGATCAGCAGCACCGGGATGCCTTGGCGGACCGGATAGGCCAGTCCGCAGTCGGCGGCCAGGCAGACCAGCTCGTCGCGGTCATGGTCGACCGCGAGCGACCCGTGGCAGTTGGGGCAGGCCAAGATGTCGAGCAACTCGGGTGCCAGGTCGATGGCCATGCGGCCTCCTTGACTGGGTTCGGAACGCTTCTGTTCTATCGCATCTCGCTGACAATCGCGTCGCCCTGTCACGCCGACGCACTGCCACGCGGACATTCAGGCATTCAGGCTCGGATGATCGCCAGCGCCTCGTCACGGAGAGCATCGACCTCCGCGGCCGTGGGCGCCTCCACGTTGAGCCGCAGCAATGGCTCGGTGTTGCTGGGCCGTACGTTCACCCACCAGCCATCGCCGGTGAGAGTCAGACCGTCCACCCGATCCGGAACGGCCCGGCCGGCAAACTGCTGCTCCAGCTGGGCGAGCACCGGCTCGACGTCGGCGACCGTGGAGTTGATCTCCCCCGACGCTGCGAAATGGGTGTACTGCTCGACCAAGGCCGACAGCGGCTCGGTGGTCGTCCCGACCGCGGCCAGCACATGCAACGCCGCGAGCATCCCCGTGTCGGCACCCCAGAAATCCCGGAAATAGAAGTGCGCTGAATGCTCTCCGCCGAAGACCGCACCGTGCTCGGCCATCGCAGCCTTCACGAACGTGTGCCCCACCCGGGTGATCACCGTCCGACCCCCGGCGGCCGAGACCAGCTTCGGCACCGATTGAGAGGTGATCTTGTTGATCACGATCGCGCCGCCTGGATCACGGGCGAGCTCGCGGACCGCGATCAACGCCGTGATCGCCGAGGGCGAGACCACCTCTCCCCGTTCGTCGATCACGAAACAGCGGTCGGCATCGCCGTCGAACACCACCGCCAGATCGGCCCCGTGTTCACGTACCGCAGCCTGTGCATCCACCAGGTTCGCCGGCTCCAGCGGATTCGGCGGATGGTTCGGGAAACCGCCGTCCAGGTCGAGATAGAGCCCGATCAACTCCAGATTCGCCGAGCCCAGCACCGCCGGCGTGGTCAGCCCGCCCATACCGTTGCCGGCATCCACCACCACCTTGAGCCGGCGGATCCCGCTCAGGTCGACCAGCGAGTGGAGGTGTTCCGCGTACGCGGGCAGCAGGTCACGCTGAGTCAACCGGCCTGGGGTGGCTGCCGGCTCACTCGGTTCGTCTGACAGCGCGAGCGCCCGGTCTCGGATCGCAACCAGTTCAGCCGGCTGCATCGGGCGGGCCTGCGCATGACAGAACTTCGCCCCGTTGTAATTGCCCGGGTTGTGGCTCGCGGTGAACATCACCCCCGGCAGATCGAGGTGGCCCGAGGCGAACCACAGCTCGTCCGTGCTCGCCAACCCGATGTCGATGACATTGCCGCCCCGGCTCAGCACGCCGTCGGCGAATGCGGCGGCGAACTCCGGGCTGGTGGTACGCATGTCGCGCCCCAGCACGAGAGCACCGTTGCCGTCGGCGATCCCCAGCACCTCCGCAGCAGCAATTCCGATCGCGTGTGCCCCCGCCAGATCCCACTCCGGGCTGAGCCCGGTCACCACGCCACGGATGTCATTGGCCTTGAAGATACGCGAATCGATCATGGTCCGACGATCCTAATGCCCGTCGCGAGCGGCCGTGAGCGGAGCGCGGCTCTGCCTGGACGACCCGAATGAGCGTCAGCGAGTGAGCCCGTCGCGAGCGGCCGTGAAGCGGAGCGCCCGGTTCCGTCTGGACTGAGGAGAGAGCAGACAACGCTTTATCGTCTGCGATCGACGAGGAAAGACAGGACCAATCGGCGCGCAGCGGAGCAGCGGGTGACGATTACCGCGCGTCGGGGTCGGCGAGGACGGTCAGGTGACCGCGCCGCCCCAACTCGACGATCCCCGGGCGTTGCTCGCGCGGGCGTACCTCGGCCGGGCGGTCATGCACCGGCTGGTCGTAGGAGAATCCGACCTCGCGGACCGCGTTGGCCAGGGCGAGCAGGTCGTCGCTGCTCGGCTCCGGCTCGGTCGGGATCTCCTTGCGGATCACCTCCCAGCCACGCGGGGCGCGCAGGTTCTCGGCATGGGTATGGCACAGGTCGTAGCCGTGCGGCTCGTTGCGGGCGGCTAGTGGTCCCAGGACTGCGGTCGAGTCGCTGTAGACATACGTCAAGGTCGCCACAGCCGCCCCCGGGCAGCCCGCTCGTGAACACCGACGCGACACCACGGCCGAGACGCTACCCGCGGACTAGAGTGCACGCCATGTCGACTCGCCGGAAGGACCGCCACCAGCGCGGCCTGCGGGGCCCGTTGGCGCTGCCGAACCCGTACGGAGCGCGTGCCCGCCCACCCCGACCCGCCAATCGAGCCGCCTTCTTCGACGACTCCGTCCACGCCGCCGTCGACCGAATCGCCGCGACTTGCCCGGACGCATTGCTCGGGGTGACCTTCGGCATCGAGGACGTACCGCAGTTGCCGCCGTCCTGGGCC from Microlunatus phosphovorus NM-1 includes:
- a CDS encoding cation diffusion facilitator family transporter, translating into MSTEGGTKAVVAALTANLFIAATKFGAWALTGASSMLAEAIHSVADSGNQALLLIGGKRAKRAATPEHPFGYGRDRYIYAFLVAIVLFSVGGLFALYEAYHKWHELRAGHSGGLLESAWWWVPLVVLGAAVVAESLSFRTAIRESSKTKGRQSWSRFIRSAKAPELPVVLLEDFAALLGLLFALFGVGMTLLTHNAIFDVFGTAMIGLLLVAVAVTLATETKSLLLGESASPESIRRIETALTAADGVERVIHMKTLHLGPEEILVAAKIAVRPTSSAQEVATTIDAAEVAIRAAEPMVTDLYLEPDIYNVDYTPAPRPERPGAPSH
- a CDS encoding metallopeptidase family protein encodes the protein MSTRRKDRHQRGLRGPLALPNPYGARARPPRPANRAAFFDDSVHAAVDRIAATCPDALLGVTFGIEDVPQLPPSWAGDRVPLAAAVAADAEQLAQVVIYRRPLEHRAASRRGLQILVYRTIVEQLSALTGRPVSDFDDEGAAPDDD
- a CDS encoding EamA family transporter; the encoded protein is MTYVLWLVLGTAVLHAGWNALAKSVGDRWVASTLIGVVNGIGGIACILVFGLPAPGAWPFLVVSALLQAVYLLTLTSAYRHGDLSRLYPIMRGTAPVLVTAVSVLVLNEQLSPSSWLGLTVLVAGIGLLAVGRGLPRRGDGLGLAVLTGVIIASYTVSDGIGVRIGDQPMAYIGWMFALQAPVLIGVCWWQGGPGLPVRLRRHAVRGLTGGLLSVITYGTVVWAQSRAPLAVVSGLRETSVIWAVLIGRVFLGERLVGREALAIVLACCGAVVLQVSSG
- the manB gene encoding phosphohexomutase domain-containing protein (converts mannose-6-phosphate to mannose-1-phosphate; the resulting product is then converted to GDP-mannose by ManC which is then used in the synthesis of mannose-containing glycoconjugates that are important for mediating entry into host cells), with the translated sequence MIDSRIFKANDIRGVVTGLSPEWDLAGAHAIGIAAAEVLGIADGNGALVLGRDMRTTSPEFAAAFADGVLSRGGNVIDIGLASTDELWFASGHLDLPGVMFTASHNPGNYNGAKFCHAQARPMQPAELVAIRDRALALSDEPSEPAATPGRLTQRDLLPAYAEHLHSLVDLSGIRRLKVVVDAGNGMGGLTTPAVLGSANLELIGLYLDLDGGFPNHPPNPLEPANLVDAQAAVREHGADLAVVFDGDADRCFVIDERGEVVSPSAITALIAVRELARDPGGAIVINKITSQSVPKLVSAAGGRTVITRVGHTFVKAAMAEHGAVFGGEHSAHFYFRDFWGADTGMLAALHVLAAVGTTTEPLSALVEQYTHFAASGEINSTVADVEPVLAQLEQQFAGRAVPDRVDGLTLTGDGWWVNVRPSNTEPLLRLNVEAPTAAEVDALRDEALAIIRA
- a CDS encoding DUF3499 domain-containing protein, which gives rise to MATLTYVYSDSTAVLGPLAARNEPHGYDLCHTHAENLRAPRGWEVIRKEIPTEPEPSSDDLLALANAVREVGFSYDQPVHDRPAEVRPREQRPGIVELGRRGHLTVLADPDAR
- a CDS encoding SIS domain-containing protein is translated as MFDDSWLEDQRALRDADAGLRRLAEAGARLRREFGGAEEPLLQMSVLERPRAVIAVGSEARFIRAMLEPACPVPFVAWPAHGLPGWVGALDLVVVMASDLVTPALLATVHEAVRRGAQLLIACPPASIIADHAVSSSTILLPTSTADPLAAAIVTLAALHRLQLGPEVDPWQVADAMDQVATDCSPYVNVAENPAKDLAMGLAEAHPLVWGGSVLAARASRRVAEALRAASGRAALAADADELITVLESAAPRDPFADPFEDAVSADRRPVLLILDDGNPEPPIRHAHARLRTAAERNDIRVCVVQHASGSDVERYATVLQTGMYAAVYLAVGLGRYLQS
- a CDS encoding Trm112 family protein, producing MAIDLAPELLDILACPNCHGSLAVDHDRDELVCLAADCGLAYPVRQGIPVLLIDEARRPGADLSASSAVSAASASSAAPVSSGDPAESEGSAAGPATGTSAADGVERT